The Calypte anna isolate BGI_N300 chromosome 2, bCalAnn1_v1.p, whole genome shotgun sequence genome includes a window with the following:
- the FOXQ1 gene encoding forkhead box protein Q1 produces the protein MKLEVFSQHYEDKLSAGSDQEGSGSLSPAPAESELGSDGDCAANSPGGGAGRPGHPPPPPPAPQPPPAPPAESAKGKPYTRRPKPPYSYIALIAMAIRDSAGGRLTLAEINDYLMSRFPFFRGAYTGWRNSVRHNLSLNDCFVKVLRDPARPWGKDNYWMLNPSSEYTFADGVFRRRRKRLSRAAPPPQPARPAAAAPPPPLQEAAGAGAASPGGSPALLLRFLALQLCAGPCRQGGGGGGRRGGGGCNGQRRCQVLQLLCHREPPPAAGGAPRLPAAASAPPPAAALYGGGLLQLCAYGLGEPLLLAGGRQALAHGEPAERPRAPLFPAALPKGGRGPAPGSPLYGSLRLAGPLQPAAGGSASFQPYAVETPLA, from the exons ATGAAGCTGGAGGTATTCTCGCAGCACTACGAGGACAAGCTGAGCGCCGGCAGCGACCAAGAAGGCAGCGGCTCCCTTTCCCCGGCGCCGGCTGAGAGCGAGCTGGGCTCGGACGGCGACTGCGCCGCCAACAGCCcaggcggcggggccgggcggcCGGGACACCCTCCGCCGcctccccccgccccgcagCCGCCGCCGGCGCCGCCGGCCGAGAGCGCAAAGGGCAAGCCGTATACGCGGCGGCCGAAGCCGCCCTATTCCTATATCGCGCTGATCGCCATGGCCATCCGCGACTCTGCCGGCGGCCGCCTGACCCTGGCCGAGATCAACGACTACCTGATGAGCCGCTTCCCCTTCTTCCGCGGCGCCTACACGGGCTGGCGCAACTCCGTGCGCCACAACCTCTCCCTCAACGACTGCTTCGTCAAGGTGCTGCGCGACCCGGCGCGGCCCTGGGGCAAGGACAACTACTGGATGCTCAACCCCAGCAGCGAGTACACCTTCGCCGACGGTGTCTTCCGCCGCCGCCGCAAGCGCCTCAGCCGCGCCGCCCCGCCGCCAcagcccgcccgccccgccgccgcagccccgccgccgccgctgcaGGAGGCGGCCGGAGCGGGCGCCGCGTCCCCCGGCGGTTCCCCCGCGCTGCTGCTGCGCTTCCTCGCCCTGCAACTGTGCGCCGGGCCCTGCCGCCAAGGAGGCGGCGgaggggggcggcggggcggcggcggctgcaACGGGCAGCGGCGGTGCCAAGTTCTCCAGCTCCTTTGCCATCGAGAGCCTCCTCCGGCGGCCGGCGGGGCCCCGCGCCTCCCCGCAGCCGCCTCCGCC cccccgcccgccgccgccctcTACGGCGGAggtctcctgcagctctgcGCCTACGGGCTGGGCGAGCCGCTGCTGCTGGCGGGCGGGCGGCAAGCTCTGGCCCACGGCGAGCCGGCGGAGCGGCCGCGGGCTCCGCTCTTCCCCGCCGCCCTCCCCAAAGGCGGGCGGGGGCCGGCACCCGGCTCCCCGCTCTACGGATCCCTTCGGCTGGCCGGGCCGCTGCAGCCGGCGGCGGGGGGCTCGGCCTCGTTCCAGCCGTACGCCGTGGAGACCCCCCTGGCTTAA